The following proteins are co-located in the Candidatus Thermoplasmatota archaeon genome:
- a CDS encoding Holliday junction resolvase, translated as MSSQYEREFKGLLEGKSEVLNKMTKTCSALEKSNYFMVCDKPFIVVRAAGSFGVDLVALRGDISFLVEVKASIEDTLHFSSVDGKLQKQAEQMKKECEKTKTLPIYAFRLKGRGGDAWRLFTMDIKGLDGRAKILHSRLPKLGYSKNGNFIMRWEEGLPLSDFISYLCR; from the coding sequence ATGAGCAGCCAATACGAGAGGGAGTTTAAGGGTTTATTAGAGGGTAAAAGCGAAGTTCTTAATAAAATGACAAAAACATGCTCAGCCCTAGAAAAAAGCAACTATTTCATGGTGTGTGATAAACCTTTTATTGTTGTCAGAGCAGCAGGGTCTTTTGGTGTAGATTTGGTGGCATTGCGTGGTGACATATCATTCTTAGTAGAGGTTAAAGCCAGCATTGAGGATACACTACATTTCAGTAGCGTGGATGGTAAACTTCAGAAGCAGGCTGAGCAGATGAAAAAAGAATGTGAGAAAACAAAGACGCTGCCGATTTATGCATTCCGCTTGAAAGGTCGTGGTGGTGACGCTTGGCGTCTCTTCACCATGGATATCAAAGGACTAGATGGTAGAGCAAAGATTTTACATTCCCGTTTACCAAAACTTGGATATAGTAAAAACGGGAATTTTATCATGCGCTGGGAAGAAGGCTTGCCCCTCTCTGATTTTATTTCTTATTTATGCAGATGA